The sequence TGACCACCCACCACACCACCGCCAGCCAGAACCCGTTTGCCGGGGCCAGCGCAGTCAGCGCCACCGTCAGGCACGAAGCCGCCAGGGCCAGCAGCACGGTCACGATGGGCCGTTTCGGATTCAGGGCCGCCACCAGCAGGCCACCCGCAATCATGCCCACGCCGGAGAGGCCTTCCATCAGGGCCACCTGCCCGGCCCCGCCGCCAAAGTGCGTTTTGACCAGCAGCGGGGTCAGGGTAAAGGTCGGCATGATGGTCAGGACCACCACGCCCAGCAGGCCGTACAGCCGCCGCAGACCAGGGCTGCGCCAGACCACATTCAGGCCCTCGCGGAATTCGGCCCAGACGCCCCGGCGGTCTCCGGGCATCACCTGGGGCTGCGGAATGCGGTACAGCAGCAGCGGCACCACGCCCAGCAGCGCTGTCACCACGTCAATGCCCAGCGCCGCGCCCAGCGGCAGCACGCTGATCGCCAGCGCCCCCAGCGGCGCGGCGGCTACCGTCATGACGCCCTGAAGGGTCTGGTTGAGGCCAGCGGCGCGCGGCAGAAAAGCGGGCGGCACCAGCATGGCGGTGCTGGCGGCGGCGGCTGGCCCCTGAAACGCCTGCATAGCGCTGCGGACAAACATCATGGTGTAGACGTGCCACAGCTGCACGTTCCCGCTGGCAAACAGCCAGATCAGCACGCCCATGCACGCGGCGCTCACGGTATCGGCCCCAATCATCAGGGCGCGGCGGCTGTAACGGTCGGCAAAAGTGCCGCCCAGTGGGCCCAGCAGCGCCTGCGGCAGCAGCGCGGCCATGCCCGACACCCCCAGCGCGGCGGCGCTGCCGGTGGTGTCGGTAATCCACCACAGCAGCACGAACTGTGTCAGGGCCGACCCGATCAGCGACAGGGCCTGGCCACCAAAAATGGCCCAGTAGCGCGTGGCCCAGCCGGGACCAGGATGGGGGGTGCTGGCGGTCAGCGGGTCCATGCAGTCAGGGCCTCCCGGAGGTGCTGGGCCTGAACGGCGCTCAGGCGGGGCTGGTCGCTGCGTTCGGCCAGCCAGTAGCCGTCGCAGGCCAGGCGAACGGCGTGGGCCACCCCCGGAGGCAGGCCGTCGGCTTCGGCCTGGTCCAGCAAAAAGGTCTGGGCATCAGTCAGGGCCTGCATCAGCGTGGGCTGTTCGGTCAGGGGCGCCAGGGCGCGGTGCAGCGCCATGTCCTTCTCGCTGTCCTCGAACGTCAGGGTGATGTAGGCGCGCAGCCACGCGCCGGGCCGCTGGCCGTGGTTGGCACATTCGCGGGCATAAGCCGCGTCCAGTTCCTCCTTGAACTGCTCCACCAGCGCCAGGGCCAGCGCCTGAAGCAGCATGTCCTTGCTGGGAAAGTGGTGCAGCAGCCCCCCCTTGCTGACGCCAGCCGCGCGGGCCACCGCGTCCAGCGAGAGGGCTGCGCCCTGGTCCTGAACGACCTGCCGGGCCGCCTGGAGCAGAGCCGTGCGGGTGAGATCGGGCTGACGGGATCTGGGCATATAGATAAAATACCGTCTGGACGGTCGGTAAAACTACCCCCACTGGCCTGCCTAGTTCCACGATTGACCCCCGCCCGCCCCGCCCGGTACAGTTGGCCCCATGTTCGCGGCACACAACAACGTGAATGATGATCCCTGTTAGGGGACGTCTCGCCGCATACCGCGCCCCCGACCCCAGCACACGGAGTCGGGGGTTTTCCTTGAGCCCGCAGGAGGCACCCTCATGACCCAGACCGAATCTCAGCCCATCCACCTTCCCCGCACCCTGACCCGCGATCTGGCTGCGCACGACGGCCAGCAGGTGCGCCTGCAAGGTTTTGTTCATGCCCGGCGCGACCTGGGCGGCGTGCAGTTCGTGGTGCTGCGTGACGTCTCGGGGCTGACCCAGTGCGTGGGCAGTGGCCTGACCCTGCCGCTGGCCGAGAGCAGCGTGGAGGTCGTGGGCACCGTCAAGGCCCACCCCAAGGCGCCGGGCGGGTTCGAGGTGCAGATTCAGAACTTCCGCGTCATCAGCGCGGCGGTGGAGCCTGCCCCTGTTGAGATTCCCAAGATGGAATGGAACGTAAACCCCGAGACCATGCTGGACTACCGCGTGGTGACGGTGCGGGGCCTCAAAGAGCGCGCGGCGCTGAAGGTGCAGGCCGAACTGGTGGCGGCCTTCCGGGACCACCTGGCCGAGGAGGGCTTTACCGAGATCAGCACGCCCAAGATTGTCTCGGCGGGGGCCGAAGGCGGCGCGAACCTCTTTCCCATCGACTACTTTGGGCATCCGGCCTACCTGGCCCAGAGCCCGCAGCTGTACAAACAAATTATGGTGGGCGTCTTCGAGCGGGTCTTTGAGGTCGCGCCTGTCTACCGCGCCGAGGAACACGCCACCAGCCGCCACCTGAACGAGTACCTGTCCCTGGACGTGGAGATGGGCTTTATTGAGGACGAGGACGATGTCATGGCGCTGGAGAACCGTCTGCTGGCGGCTATCATGGAGCGCCTGAAAGCGCGGTGCGCGCCCGAGTTTGCGCTGCTGGGGGCCACCCTCCCCGAGGTGCCGGCCTACATTCCGCGCATCACCCTGCTCGACGCCCGCGCGCTGGTGACCGAGAAGTATGGTCACGCGGTCGGCGGCAAAGACCTGGATCCCGAAGCCGAGCGCCTGCTGTGCCAGCACTACGCCGAGACTGAGGGCAGCGACTTCGTGTTTGTAACCAAATACCCCCGCGCGGCCCGGCCCTTCTACGCCCATCCCGACGCCAATGCGGACGGCACGCCCAGCCAGGACCTGACGCGCGGTTTTGACCTGCTGTTCCGGGGCATCGAAATCACCTCGGGCGGGCAGCGCATCCATGACCACGCGATGCTGATGGACTCGATTGCGGCTTACAAACTGAATCCCGAGTCGCTGGCCGGCTACACCGAAGTCTTCAAGTACGGCATGCCTCCCCACGGCGGCTTCGCCATCGGCGCCGAGCGCCTGACCGCCAAGCTGCTGGGCATTGCCAACGTGCGGTATGCCCGCGCCTTCCCCCGCGACCGGCACCGGCTGACGCCCTGAGCTGGTCGGCGCTGACTGTGCTGGTCCCGCGCTTCGGGAGGCCTGAGGGCGGAACTCAGCGTGGTTGAGGGGTATGATCCTCAACCACGCTGAGGCGAACAGAGTGAGTCGCCGTCAGAGACAGCGGCGAAAGTGGAGTGGAGGGGCGTTGTTGGCCCCTCAATGGAACTGGTAGCCGCTATGGGGGCACTCCTCAAGAGCACGGACTCCCAACGCAAGAGAATTAAAAAGGTCGAAGAGTCTCAGGAGACGGGATGCCGACTTCCTTGGACTCTTTGCTACTCAGCCCTTTAGACTCCCTGCCTATGGAAGAATTCGCGCAGTTCAGTGTGGACGGTCAGCGGCTGTACGGCATGATGCACCGCCCAGAAGGCATCCCACCCGCACACGGCTGGCCCAGCGTGGTGATCCTGCACGGCTTTACAGGGAACCGGGGCGGAGACCACCGCCTGCTGCCGCTGCTGTCGCGTGTCCTGGCGGCGCGGGGGGTGGCGAGCCTGCGGTTTGATTTCCGGGGCAGTGGCGAGTCGCAGGGGGACTTTAGCGAGATGACTGTCTCGCGCGAAGTTCAGGACACCGAAGCCGCCTTTGAGTATGCGCGCCGTCAAGCGGGACTGGACCCCGAACGGGTCATGCTGCTGGGCTTCTCGATGGGCGGCCTCGTGGCGGCCCTGAGTGCCCCGCGCGTGCGCCCGCACCGGCTGGCGCTGTGGGCGCCGGCTCTGCCCGAACTGTGGTTGCCCTTCCTGCGCGGCGGGTTTCTGCCCGCCACGGTCACGGATTACAACGGCTGGCCGCTGGGCCGCGAATTCTTGCAGGAGATGACCCGCCTGAAGCCGCTGGACGCCGCGCAGGCCTGGGGCGGCGAGGCCCGCGTGTTTCACGGCGACGCCGACCAGACCTGCCCCCCCGAGTTTGGCGTGCGCTACGCCCGCGCCCTGGGCTGCGACGCGGTGGCTATTCCGGGCGCAGGCCACACCTTCGACTCGCTGGACGCCGTGGACATGCTCCACCGCGAGACCGCCCGCTTTCTGGCAAGCGGCTAAGAGATCGGTTGGGCTGGAGACCCTGCCTTTCTAGTCTTGGGAACAGAGGGCCTGAGAAAGGCTGTCTGGGACGAGCCTCTGGTGCCCTGGGAGAGAGTCACTCTCGATTGCACACGGGGTCGCCACCTGGCTATGGAGATTCGCAGTGATATGCAGTTTGACCGAGGCCACTCTCCCAGCGCGTTTGAGGCAGTTGCACTCAATGGCTCTGGGTACTGCTCCAAATTCTCCGTCCCAAACAGATAGAAGCAGCTCCGGCCAGCGCCTGACTAAAAGGCCCCTCCCTCCCTGTCATCTCATCAGCAGGTTCGGCAGGCTTAGTGATCCTGTGGAGGTGCCGCAACCTGCGGGTCGTTCTCGACCACATAAGCGTGGAGCTGGGCCAGTTTGCCGTCACGGAAGCGCCAGACGTCGCAGTAGGCGTGATGGGTCGCCTGGCCATCTTCGCCGGTCAACGTGATGTCGCCGGTGACGGCCAGAAAATCGCCTTCGGCAATCATGTGGTGAACGTTGAACCTGGGCGGTTCGCGGTACGCAGTGGCCATCCACTGCCGAACAGCGGCCTTGCCCTTCAGCGTTCTGTCGCCCACGAAGGTCCAGTCGGTGTCCTCTGTGCAGAACGCCAGGAAGCCCTCATGGTCCCCGGCCGAGATGGCCGCGTTGGCCTGTTCCAGCAGCTGCTTGTGGTGCTCTGACATAAAGCCTCCTCTGAGCGGTCTGCTGACTGTACCTCCTGGCCGAGAAGCCCCGCTTTACGTACTGGCCCACAACACCGCCGCCTCGGCGCGCAGCGGCAGCGGTTCCGGGGCCGGGCGGCCCAACACATAGCCCTGGGCGTAGTCGGCGCCCAGCGCCGTCACCAGTTTCAGAACGTCCACGGTTTCGATGCCCTCGGCCACCACCTCAATCTCTAATTCGTGGGCGTAGCGAATCAGGGCGGCCACGAGGTCCACCCGCGGGTCGTTGCCGTGCAGGTTGGCACTCAGGTCGCGGTCCAGTTTCACGATGTCGGGTCTCAGGGCGGCCAGATAGGTCAGGCTGGTGTGGCCGGCCCCCAGGTCATCCAGCGCCACGCGCGCCCCCTCGGCGCGGTAGCGGGTCAGAATGCGGCGCAGCATGTCCAGATCGGGAAACTGCTCGCTTTCCGTGACCTCGAACACCAGGCGGCCAAAATCGGCCCCGGCTTCGCGGCAGGCGGCAAAGGTCGTTTGGAGGCAAACATCCGGGTTGTACACGACGCCCGGCGCAAAGTTGATAAACAGTTGCTGGTCCTGCGTCAGCTGCGGCGTGGCCTGACGAATGGCCTCACGCCGGGCCAGCGCGTCGAAGGCGCGCAGGTGACCGTGGCTCTCGGCGGCCCGCAGGAGTTCGCCGGCGCCCAGGCGCTGACCCCTGTGTGGTGCCCGCACCAGCGCCTCGTAGCCGGTGACCGCGCCGGTGCCCAGGGCCACGATAGGCTGCAGGTCAAACGTCAGTGTTTTCAGCGCGTCAGCGTACCAGGGGGTTTCCAGGCGGTTCAGCCACACGGCCAGGGGGCGCACCGCCCAGGGGTCGGGCTGGCCCGAGGTCAGGGCCGGGGTCGCCAGCAGTTCGGTCTGGGCGGAGGGGCCAGCCAGCTCTAGCAGCGCCCGCAATTCGGCGTGTGCTGAGGCCGGAAAATGCCGCGCGTCACCAGGCTGCGGGCCAGGAGCCATGCGGTCCAGTAGGCGCTGCACGTGCGCGGTAGTTCCCCGGACCCACAGGCCCCCCGACTCATTCCAGACTGGCGAAGAGGTGGCCAGGCAGTCGCAAGGCGAAGAGGAGATTGGGGCTGGCATATGGGTCCTAGCGTGCCATATCCGGTCTGTAAAAATCCTTGCAAGGACTGACCCGCCGCTCTGTGAAGTTACAGCTCCAGCAGCGCCCCCAGTACCGCTGCGCCGACCACCACCAGAGCGGCATTCACCCGCGTGCGCCACAGCAGCGCAAAAGCGCTGACGGCGATCATGGCCTCGGCCCAGCCGTGCAGGGTGCCGCGGGCCAGGACCAGGGCGCCCGCCAGTAGCACCCCGGCCCCGAACGGCAGCAGAGCCGCGCGCAGGGCGGGCAGCCAGCGCCAGCGGCTCAGGCGCTGCCAGGCCAGCATGGCGGCGGCGCTGAGCAGGGCGGTGGGGCCGTAAAACCCGGCGGTGGCGGCCAGAGCGCCCCACCAGCCGCCCGCCGCGAAGCCGTAGTGCGTCATGGCCAGCATGTTGGGGCCGGGCATGATCTGGCCCAGCGCAAAGCCGTTGGCGAGCAGTTCGGGGGTCAGCCAGCCCCTCTGGTCCACCAGCACCCGCTCGATTTCGGGCAAGTTGGTGCCGCCAAAGCTGACCAACCCCAGCCGCATGAAGGTTAGCAGCACGTCCCAGGGATCGGCGGTCATGCGCCGCTCCGGGGGCGGTTGACGGTCAGACCGGCGGCCACCACCACTGCCAGCACCGGCAGCAATTCCAGCCGCAGCAGGGCCAGGGCGGCGAAGGTGGCCAGGGTCAGCGTCAGCCCGCCTCGCACCCCCAGGGCCACCTTCAACACCGGCACCGTGGCGGTCAACATCACCCCCAGTGCCGCGCAGGCCGCGCCCCGCAGGGCACTTTGCACGGCCGGTGGCAGCCCGCCGGGCAGGCCCAGCGTAATGACCGTAACCGTCAGCATGGCGACCAGCCCCGGCGCCAGCAGGCCCAGCACCGACAGCGCCGCCCCGCGCGGGCCGCACAGCTGCGCGCCAATCATGGCGGCTAGGTTGACAGCGTTGGGGCCGGGCGTCAGCTGCGCCAGGGTAAATGCCTCGGCAAAGGCGGCGTCGGTCAGCCACGCCCGCGCTGCCAGGGCGCGGCGGGTGTGCGCGGGCAGCCCCCCGCCAACGCCCGACAGCGCCACGCCCAGGAACAGGCGCAGCAGTCCCGCCGGGGTGGGGGGCGTGGTCGCTGTCACCGGAGACTGCTCCGGCTCTGGCACCGCTGGGACAGAGGCTGGGGCGCTCATGCCGTTCAGCCTAGAGCCGCGCGGGCCGGGGCTGGGCGTGACTGCACCGGGAACATGGGCGAACGGAATGCACGAAATAGAGGAAAAAGAGGGCGCTGCCTTAGCCGGTGAGGGGTGGAAGGTCCAGCCGCGCCAGGCAAAAAGGCCTCTGCCGAAACGGTGCCTGCGGGCCGCTGGGAGTGCTGTTTCTCAAGGACAGGCCAATCTCAACGCACCGGGCCGCATGGCTCGCCCGGCGCCGCCAGCCTCTGCTGGCAGGATGTGCGCGCCGACACGGTGCCCAGTTCCAAGCCGGAAAACGCCTGTGGGCCTGAGGACCAGAATGAGGAACGCCCAGTTCATCTGCCCAGCCGAGGGAACGCCCCAGCAGGCCACAGCTCTGTTCGGCGCACATTGCCGCCGGGCAGGGACCGCTGCTCTAGGCTGAGGCCACCTATGACCAGCCAGCCATCCAGCGCCGCCGTTCAGGTGCAAGGCCTGAGTAAAAGTTACGCCGTCCACGACAAGGAGCCGGGATTCGTGGGCAGTGTCAAAGCGTTCGTGAACCGCAAGACCCGGCAGGTGGAGGCGGTGCGCGGCGTCTCCTTTGAGCTGGCCCCAGGCGAGATTGTGGGCTTTCTGGGGCCTAACGGCGCCGGCAAGACGACCACCCTCAAGATGCTCTCCGGGCTGCTGCATCCATCGGGCGGGTCGGCGCGGGTGGCGGGGTTCGAGCCCCGGCGCCGCGAGCGCGCCTTCCTGAAAACCATCACCTTGGTCATGGGGCAAAAACAGCAGCTGATGTGGGACCTGCCCGCCCTGGACTCCTTTCTGATCAACCAGGCCGTCTACGAGATCCCCGACCAGCAGTACCGCGCCACGATGGCCGAATTTACCGAGGTGCTGGGGCTGGAGGGCATCCTGAAAAAGCAGGTGCGCAAGCTGTCTCTGGGCGAGCGCATGAAGTGCGAACTGGCCGCCGCCCTGCTGCACCGCCCGAAGGTGCTGTTTCTGGACGAGCCCACCATCGGCCTGGACGTGAATATGCAGGAAGCCGTGCGGGCTTTTGTGCGCGAATACAACGAGCGCCACGGCGCCACCGTGATGCTCACCAGCCACTACATGGCCGACGTGACCGCCCTGGCCCAGCGCGTGCTGGTGATTGACGCCGGGCAACTGGTGTTTGACGGTGACCTGCACGCCCTGACCGAACGCGGCAGCGGCGGCAAGACCATCCGGCTGCAACTGCGCCGCCCCGCGACCAGTGATGAACTGGCGGCGTTCGGCCAGGTGGTGTCCAGCGACGGCCTGAGCGCCGAACTGACGGTGCCGCGCGGCGAGGTCAGCGAGCGCGCCGCGCGGCTGCTCTCGGGGCTGGATGTGGCCGACCTGACGGTCGAGGACCCGCCCATCGAAACCGTGATGGCCGAGCTGTTTGGTGCCCGCTCGGCGCCGGCCTCTGCCCACCCGGCCCCCGAGGCCGCGCTGTGACCTGGGCGTGGCGCCGGCTGCGCGTGCTGTTCTCCACGCAGTTTGCCCTGATGGCCGAGTACCGTGCCGAGGTGATTATCTGGATGCTCTCGGGCACCCTGTCACTTGTCATGATGCTGGTGTGGATGGCGCAGGCGGCGGCCGCGCCGGGCGGGCAGGTACGCGGCTACTCGCCAGCCGAGTTTGCTACCTACTTTCTGGCGACCTGGCTGGTCTCGCAGCTGATGGTGGTCTGGGTGGCGCACGAGCTGGACCCGGCCATTCGCCAGGGGCAGCTCTCGCCCTGGCTGCTGCGGCCTCTGGACCCGTTCTGGTCGTACTTTATTGGCCACGTCGCCGAGCGCTTTGTGCGCCTGCCCGCGCTGCTGGCGCTGGTCGCCCTGTTCGCTTGGCTGGCCGGGGCGCAGTTTACCCGCGAGTGGTGGGTGTACCCGGCAGTGGTGGGGCTGGCGGCGCTGGGGTTTACCGTGCGCTTCCTGTGGGAATACCTGATTGGGCTCCTGGCCTTCTGGACTGACAGCTCGACCAGCTTTCAGGAACTCGTGTGGCTGCTGTACGCCGCGCTGGGCGGCATGTTTGCGCCGCTGGCCTTTTACCCCGAATGGGTGCAGCGCGTGGCGGTCTGGACCCCTTTTCCGTACATGCTGGGCCTGCCCGCGCAGCTGCTGTCCGGCAAGGCCACGGCCGAGCAGGCCGGGCAGGGCGCGGCGGTGCTGCTGGGCTGGGGGGTCATTTTTGTGCTGCTGCGTTTGTGGGTGTGGCGCGCAGGGTTGCGGCGCTACGGGGCGGTGGGCGCATGAGCGCGTCCGGTCTGACGGTTCCGGGCCTGTCCGGGGTGGCCCGGTGACCCGCTACCTGCGCCTGGTGCGCGTGTTTACCGGGGCCAGCGTGTCGGCACAGCTGGAATACCGCGCCAACTTTTTCGGGGCGGTGCTGGCCAGCCTGGGTGAGGCGGGGGTGGCCCTGCTGGGTATTTCCATCCTGTTTGGGCAGCCGGGGGCCACGTCGGTCGGCGGCTGGACCTTCCGTGAGGCGCTGCTGGTGACCGGCTTTTTTATGCTCACCGAGGGCTTTATCTCCGTGGTGGTGCAGCCCAACATGAGCCGCATCAGCGAGGCCATTCGCACGGGCAACATGGATTTCACGCTGCTCAAGCCCATTGACGCCCAGTTCAACGTGAGCGTGCGGTATCTCAATCTCCTGCGGTTTCCCGACGTGCTGCTGGGGCTGGGGCTCTTGCTGTACGCCTCGGCTGGCTTGCCCGTCACGCTGGCTGGCGTCCTGAGCGCCGCCACGCTGTACCTGTCGTCGCTGGTCATCGTGTACTGCATCTGGCTGGGTCTGAGCACCACCGCCTTCTGGCTGGTCAAGACGCAGAACGTCTCCGAGCTGTTTAACGGGGTCTTCGGCGCGGCGCGCTTTCCGGTCACGGCCTTTCCGGTGCCGGTGCGCGTGGTGCTGACCTTCGTGGTGCCGGTGGCGTTCATCACGACGGTTCCGGCGCAGGCCCTGGTGGGCAGCCTGACGCCTGCGCTGGCGCTGGCTTCGCCCGTGGTGGCCGCCGCGCTGTTTTGGGTCACGCGCCGCTTCTGGCTCTACGCGGTGGCCAGTTACACCAGCGCCAGCAGTTGAGAAGGTTGCCGTTCATTCCCCGATGAACCGAGCGGAGCGGGCCGCCAAGAAGTTCAGTTGTGGAGGTAATGGAGCGGTTCCGACCCTTTTCTGGACATGCGCCCTGCGGCAGCCTTGAGATGGATGCCAGTTCAGCCCGGAAGAAAAAGGATGGCCATTCGTATGATGGCTCTCGTATGACGAACGTGGCCGCCTGGACCGCGCTGGGTCAGCCGCGCCCGCGCGCCTTGCCTCTCACGGCAGCCGTCCGCGCTCAGCTGGCCCATCTGGCCGAGTGGCGCGACCTGGCCTCACCTGCCGCCGCCGAGCGGGCAGGAGCTGAGTTCTCGGGCGAGCGCGCCCTGGCCGCCGACCTGCTGGGCGTGCGCCCCTGGCTGCCCCCGGACCTGAGCCCCCGTCAGGCTGTTGCGGCGGTCTTTGCCCACGAGTGGGCGGGCTTTCTGGCGCTGCTGGGCGAACATGGTCCCTGGGTATACATCGCGGATGTGCGTGCCCTGCAGCGTCTGTCGGGGGCCTACGGCGCGCTGGTGGGGGCTGCCCAGGACGTAAGCGAGGAGGTCGTCCTGAGCGCCGCGCAGGCCTCGGTGACCCTGGGGCCTGGCCGCACGCTGCTGCCGCGCCTGGAGGCGGTGCCCTACCGCCAGCCCCGGCGCGGGGCGCTGGCTGCTGGGGCCCTGGTGGCGCTGGAATCGGCCTTCTGGACGCAAGCCGCCGAGCTGGCCCAGGAGCGGCACCGAGCCTGGGCGGCGCGGCGGCTGTAGCACGCTGATAGCGGCTGTGGGTTAGGGGCGGGGCTCACGCCCGCTAGCTCTTGGACCTGCTTCGTTCGTCTGCCTGTTCCACCCTGAAGGCAGACAACGCCCCCTCATAGCAGAACTCAGCGTGGTTGCGGATCACCACCCTCAATCACGCTGAAACACAGTGAGTGTCGGTCAGAGACAGCGGTGCCAATGGCACTGGCAGCCGCTGTCAATTCCGTTAGCGCTGCTGTCTCCTGCGGTCCTTCCCTCGGTTCACCCCCGCGTGGTTGAGGCCTCCTTCAGCGGTTCTACCGCTCTTGGCACCGTCCAGAGCCTCAGGACTGGCTCAACGCCGCGCCTCTGGCGGTCAGGCGCCGCGCCGCACTAGGCTCTCGCCATGACCGCCGAGCCCCTGCTGCTTCGCCCGCTGAAAATGCGTGACCTGACGCTGCCCAACCGCGTCGTGGTGTCGCCCATGTGCATGTATTCGGCCCAGAACGGGCTGGCCAACGACTTTCATCTGGTGCATCTGGGGCAGTACGCCCTGGGCGGGGTGGGGCTGATTTTCACCGAGGCTGCTGCCGTCAGTCCCGAAGGCCGCATCAGCCCTGAAGACCTGGGCCTGTGGGACGACCGCCACATCACGCCGCTGGGCCGCGTCACCGACTTCGTTCACACGCAGGGCGGGCTCATTGGCGTGCAACTGGCCCACGCCGGGCGCAAGGCCAGCACCTATGCCCCCTGGCGCGGGCGCGGCGCCGTGCCCGACGAGCGCGGCGGCTGGGAGGTCATGGGCCCCAGCGACCAGCCCTACAGCGAGGCCCTGCGTTCACCGCGCGCCATGACCGCCGAGGACATTGAAGCCGTCACTGCCGCCTTTGCCCGTGCTGCCCGCCGCGCCGAGATTGCCGGGTTTGACGCCGTGGAAATTCACGCCGCGCATGGCTACCTGCTGCACCAGTTCCTGTCACCCCTGGCCAACACCCGCACCGACGACTACGGGGGGGCCTTTGACAACCGCGTGCGCCTGCTGCTGGAAGTGACCCGTGCGGTGCGGGGCGCCTGGCCTTACCACAAGCCGCTGTTCGTGCGCCTGTCGGCCACCGACTGGGCCCCGGGCGGGTGGGACGAGGAGCAAACAGTCGCGGTGTGCGCTCTGCTGGCCCGCGAAGGCGTGGACGCCGTGGACATCAGCAGCGGCGGCCTGACCAGTGAGCAGCAGATCACGCCCGGCCCGGCTTACCAGGCGCCTTTCGCCGCCGCCGTCAAGGCCGCCGTGCCCGACCTGCACGTCATGACGGTGGGCATGATTGACACCCCTGAGCGCGCCGAGGGCCTGCTGCAAAACGGCGACGCCGACCTAATTGCCCTGGCCCGCCCCCTGCTGGGCGATCCCCACTGGACCCAGGCGGCTGCACAGGCGCTGGGGGTGCCGCTGGACTTGCCTGCGCCGTATGGCCGCGCGACCCGCACCACCTGAAGCAGACTGAGCTGAGAGGCGACGTGGGCCACCCCTCACGCCCATAGCCAGACGGCAGGGGAGGCGTGTTCCCGCCCCGCTCTATACTGCCCTCCAGAACGCCCCGTGGGACTCTGGCGTGACTTCCGAGACACCCCTCTGTAGGTTGCACCTTGCCGTCACGCCGCCATTTCCCGGCGGCGTTCTGCTGTGTTGCGTGCTCATGGAGCCTCAGCAGGAACAGGGCCGGCCCCTCACTGCTCCTCCGCCACAAGCCGTATGACTGTGCGGAGGCTTCCCGCCAGAATGGACAGGCGCCTGGACTCTGTAGCTTCAGGCAGTCACCTTTTGGAGGAACCCCTATGCCCAGCGCCGACACCGTGGCGCGCGAGGACCTGACGCTGTTTTTGAATGCCGCCTACGCGTGCACTGGACAGCGCGAGTTCTACCACACCGCCGAAGACCAGCGCGTCAGCGTGCAGTTTTTACACGCCTACATTCTGGGCAATTACCGGCGGCTGTATGCACGGACCCTGGCGGCGGGGGTCAACGACTTCAACGCCGCCGAAATCATCCTGAACCTGCTGCGCACCGGCCGGCAGACCCCGCCCGACTTCCGGGCCGAGGAAAACGCGCTGCTGACCGCCGCCCTGCGCCGCCTGCCCCCGCAGCGCGGCTGGAAACTCTTGAGCCGGCTGCGGCAGGAGCGGGTCAACAACCGCCGGACACGGGCGCTGCTGCGCGCCTATATAGCGGGTCAGCGCGACCTGACTTTTCAGGCGGTCAAATACCGGCGGCATGTGCGGGCGGCGGCGCTGCATGCCCACCTGACCCTGCCCGGCGAACTGCCCGCCTTCCTGTTCGGGCAGCATAGCCGCGCCTTCCTGACGCCGCTGCTGGAAACCTTCCGGCAAGCGCGCTACAGCGGGCAAGCGGTCTACGACCTGCCGTTCACGGTGGCGCAGGGTCTGGCGGCCAAGCACGGGATTCCCCAGGCGGTCTTTCTGAGCCGCATCG is a genomic window of Deinococcus betulae containing:
- a CDS encoding NADH:flavin oxidoreductase/NADH oxidase; this encodes MTAEPLLLRPLKMRDLTLPNRVVVSPMCMYSAQNGLANDFHLVHLGQYALGGVGLIFTEAAAVSPEGRISPEDLGLWDDRHITPLGRVTDFVHTQGGLIGVQLAHAGRKASTYAPWRGRGAVPDERGGWEVMGPSDQPYSEALRSPRAMTAEDIEAVTAAFARAARRAEIAGFDAVEIHAAHGYLLHQFLSPLANTRTDDYGGAFDNRVRLLLEVTRAVRGAWPYHKPLFVRLSATDWAPGGWDEEQTVAVCALLAREGVDAVDISSGGLTSEQQITPGPAYQAPFAAAVKAAVPDLHVMTVGMIDTPERAEGLLQNGDADLIALARPLLGDPHWTQAAAQALGVPLDLPAPYGRATRTT
- a CDS encoding ABC transporter ATP-binding protein codes for the protein MTSQPSSAAVQVQGLSKSYAVHDKEPGFVGSVKAFVNRKTRQVEAVRGVSFELAPGEIVGFLGPNGAGKTTTLKMLSGLLHPSGGSARVAGFEPRRRERAFLKTITLVMGQKQQLMWDLPALDSFLINQAVYEIPDQQYRATMAEFTEVLGLEGILKKQVRKLSLGERMKCELAAALLHRPKVLFLDEPTIGLDVNMQEAVRAFVREYNERHGATVMLTSHYMADVTALAQRVLVIDAGQLVFDGDLHALTERGSGGKTIRLQLRRPATSDELAAFGQVVSSDGLSAELTVPRGEVSERAARLLSGLDVADLTVEDPPIETVMAELFGARSAPASAHPAPEAAL
- a CDS encoding ABC transporter permease, coding for MTWAWRRLRVLFSTQFALMAEYRAEVIIWMLSGTLSLVMMLVWMAQAAAAPGGQVRGYSPAEFATYFLATWLVSQLMVVWVAHELDPAIRQGQLSPWLLRPLDPFWSYFIGHVAERFVRLPALLALVALFAWLAGAQFTREWWVYPAVVGLAALGFTVRFLWEYLIGLLAFWTDSSTSFQELVWLLYAALGGMFAPLAFYPEWVQRVAVWTPFPYMLGLPAQLLSGKATAEQAGQGAAVLLGWGVIFVLLRLWVWRAGLRRYGAVGA
- a CDS encoding ABC transporter permease, giving the protein MTRYLRLVRVFTGASVSAQLEYRANFFGAVLASLGEAGVALLGISILFGQPGATSVGGWTFREALLVTGFFMLTEGFISVVVQPNMSRISEAIRTGNMDFTLLKPIDAQFNVSVRYLNLLRFPDVLLGLGLLLYASAGLPVTLAGVLSAATLYLSSLVIVYCIWLGLSTTAFWLVKTQNVSELFNGVFGAARFPVTAFPVPVRVVLTFVVPVAFITTVPAQALVGSLTPALALASPVVAAALFWVTRRFWLYAVASYTSASS